TTGTTGAGTCTGAATCACTGCATGCTGTCCCACTTAAAGTGACGATGACTAGCCAAGCCTTAATAAACAAGCCCATAGGTATTCCCAATTAATTGGATGCATGTTTCTTATCGACCGGATCCTGTCTAGTCCTAAGGGCAGCGTCTTTATTTAATTAAATTGGCTCTATAGGCCTCGATTTTATGCTCTGCTATAATCTGATTGATCAGATTTGGAGTATGTTGTGGAGCAAGATCTATTAAGTTATTTGGATTTGGAAGGCTTTAGTTGGGTGATCCTGGATAGAAGCCAGGGCTTGTTGTCCCGCAAATGCTCGATGGAAAAGCTTCTGTTAAACAGAAGCCCTCCTTTTTTTGCGACTTTGTAAGACACTAGGCGGTGGTTAAACCAGGTGTAGAGAGAATCGTTTCTTTAATGGCCTTATAGTAACGAACATAGCCTGTGCATCGGCAAACATGCTCACCAAGGCTTTTTTCGATAGCACTATCGAGTTCAGACTTTTTCACTGGTTGGCGCTTTAGCTCATCCATCAGCAGGGTTGCCCCCATCAAGAAGCCAGCGGTTGAGAACCCGCACTGGAAAGAGTACTCCTTGAGAAAGGCCTGCTGCAACTTATTAGGCTTGCCCTCTTCAGATAAGCCTTCTACAGTGGTGATCTCTGAACCAGATAAGCTAGCCACTGGTGTGATGCATGACTGGGCTCTTTCGAGCTTATTTTCCCCTTCTCGCTTCACAGCGACAGTACAAGCTTTACAAACTCCCATACCACAACAAACCTTAGTACCAGTCAGGCCAAGTTTTTCGTGAAGAAAATCAGCAAGACTTCTTTGGGGTGAAACCTCTTCCTTGATAGTCTTCTTATTTATCGTCAATTGGACAGTAACTTTTTTACTCATGATAGTGACTCCAAGATCTTTTTGGGCTGTATTGGCAGCTGACGAAATCGTTTTCCTGTTGCGTGTGCTATGGCATTGACAATGGCAGGTGGCACTGCATTTAGCACAACCTCAGCCATCCCTTTGGGGGGATCCTGAACCGGCCCTGAAACAATATTGAATTTGACACTTTCCACAGCAACGTCACGGGCTCGTGGAACCATATATCGGTGTAAGTTCCAACCTCCTTGTCCCGGACCGCCCTCGTGCTTAGGAGAATCTTCAAATAGGGTTTGACCAATTCCCATGGCCCAAGCGCCGTGCATTTGCCCTTCAACAATATCTTTGTTTACAACTTGCCCACAGTCTAAGAATGTCTCACCACCAACAACTTTTACCTTTCCAGACTTACGATTCACCTCAACAGCAGCAACCACCGCATAGGGAGTGTAAAGATCAGCCCCCTTATCAAAGTGACTCATAGGAGGATAATTTACCTCACTACGGGTGAGCACTTTAAAGTCTTCCCCTTTACCATGCCTCAGAGCTAATGCATCTGCCTTAAGCTCTTGATCCTGGCCTTCAATGCTATACCGAGCAGTAGTCCAGCCAGCTCGATAATAGGTATGAACCATTGCCCCTGTCACCAGGCCTTTTTTATGAGCTTGAGCTGCTAAGGTTTTCAATGGAATTTTAACCTGCCCAGGAACAGATAGAGCACCATCCTCCCAGCGTATCTGATCTTTTCGCCAAGGAAGTTGTTCCGGAGTTTTTTGCCAAATGGATAGAGCTGCTGGCCATAGTCCATGCTTCAATAGAACTTCGGCTGCCTGGATACAAGCATGCCTCATCTGATAAGCGCCGGCGCTGGCTGCTGTCGACATTGCCTTAAACGGAACCCAACGAGGGTCCTTGGCAAACTTATCCTGATCTTCTTGACTCCTTGCTCGCTTACTATATAGCTTCAAGGCTTCGAATTCAGAGCTAACTCCCATCTTGATCTGGTCTGCATGCCTTCCCAATGGACCTGACAAGGATTGAGGCAGAGTCGTTGCAGTTCCATTTCCCATATCCACTGAGTTGGTGTGCATACTTAACTTACCATCGGCATCGATCATGACCGTCGATAAGCATGTATCACCTGGGTTCTTACCGTAGCTTTTCACCGCTAAGGCGACACCGACCCCGTACAAGGTATCGCCTTTAGAGCGATTTTTCTTATCCCTATCCCGGTTCTTCCAAAGAGACGTCTGCCTAGCTTTTTCTAGGAGAAGATCAGAATTAATCCTAAAAAGCGGTACTGTTCCTGTATGCACTGCCTGAGGATCAGTAATGATATTCTTCATCCGTAGGTCTATCGGATCTATTTTTAACTTTTCAGCTGCCTCATCAACCAAACACTCCATAGCAAAGGCTGCTTGCAAACTACCAAAACCGCGCATAGAACCTGCTGGAACACCAATACTCGGCTTAGCTTGAGAGTCTACCCAAGAGCGAGGGAAAGCGTACCCAGATGATGCATTCCGCCCACCAACATTTTGGACTGCAAAACTATAGTTATTTTGCCCTCCACCATCCAAGGTCATATCTGTATGAAAGGCTTGAAATTTACCTTGCTTATCAACTGCCAGCTTGGTTTTAATCTGCGCTGCATGGCGCTTGAGGCCAGCTTGGAACTGGTCAAAGCGGGAATGAACAACGCGAATAGATTTTCCGGGGTTAAAGATCGCTGCCAAGCATAGGTAAAGAGGAAATTCCGAATGGTCGCGGCCTCCAAATCCCCCACCTGGATAACAAGTATTGACTACAACCCTATCGATTTTAATGCTCTTAGCCTTAGCAAGCATTTTCAAACAACCTTCAGCATCATCTAAGGGAGACTGGGTTCCCAAAGTCATGTGAAGCTCTCTCTTGTCAGGATCATACCAAGCTAACCCGCCTTCTGCCTCCATGAACACTGGATCAACGCTTTGGGTGCCGAACTTTCCTTCAACAAGCTGCCACTTATTGCCGTTTAAATCCTTCTTGATCTTCTCCGCATAGTAGCTAGCTCGGGCATTATTAGAACCATTCAGGTTGGGAGATTGCCAAGGGGGACGGAAACTACCGTCTTTGGCATAGGAGAACAGCTCTTGGCCCTTGTCATCCGTATAGCGCACAATACGACTTGTACCATAGGCCTTCGCCGATTCAGATTTAGTAGATGCCCCAAATTTCAAGTAGCTAGAAATGTCAGCAAGTCTTGGCCTTACATCCAGGAATCGCTCAGTGTCTGAAAAATAGGCTAAGCCCACTGGTTGGCCTAAAAACTGCGGGTCCTTCCCTATTTGAGCCATGACACTAGAGGTAAAAAAGCCATCTGGCTTTATCCCGGCTTTTTCAAGGTCAGGGCTACTGACTAGCCGATCGACACCAAGTTCCTTTTTGATTTTCTTGGAATCGATCCCTTCGAAGACCTTGTTGGCATCGTTGGCACGAAGAATAACCGCTCGTTCTTCATCAAGAGGCCAACCTTTTAAATCTTTAGCTCTGATATCGAAAGCGTAAAGTTTCTGACCCATGACCTTGGCTAGGCCGTCATAGCGAAAAGGTACTTTGTTAAGGTCCTGCCCCCAAGCTTCTGGCGCACCAGAGGGCTGGCCAATGATATTTTCCTTTGCTTTAGCCATGGACAAATCGGTGCCCAGATAATTGATGACCACAGCTGTGGTGCCAATCTTGGTTGATCCAAGGATAAAGTCTCGTCGACTAACCCCAGCTTTAGAGTCTTCGTGCACTTCAGTCTCCTTTAAATATCTACAGTCATTGGGGGTGGCTCCTCCCCATTTTTTTCCAAAGCGTGTTTGGAGCGAACTTCATGACCAACCCCATGGCTTCCAAAAAAGGACTCTTGAATCTCTGCAACAATAGCCAAGGCTATAGCGCAAGGAGACCGGCCCCCTAATGGAAGACCAATGGGGCTATGGACATGAAAGTCCAGCCAAATCCCATCTTCTATCATCTGAAGCTTGCGGCTTCTAGAGCCTAACAAGCCCACATAATCAAACGTTTGGCTAGAGAGATTGCTCAGGATCTCTCCATCCCTGTAATAGTTGTGAGTCATCAAAACAGCCGCTGAGCGGGGACTCACTGGCTTTTGTACCTGGTAACTATTAAAAACCTCTGAGCAGCTTGGAAAACGAGCTTCGTCTTCTGGCTCAATCCTATGATCGTAGATACTGTAGTCCCACCCTAGGGACACAATGAGTTCAATCAAGGGATCTGCGTCAGCTCCGGCTCCAAAGATATGGATATGAGGAACACGGAAAACATCTTGAAGCAAAATATTGACGTTGGACTCAGCTTTCACCTGTAGCTCACCACGATGGCCTTGATTGGCTGCTTGTTTGATAGTAACCAGAGCCCCTTGATCAACCTCTCCAAAAAGGACTGTTTGATCACTCCCTCCACAAACGCGAGAGACCAACTGTGCGCTACTACCACCAGGCTTCCAGATTAGTGCCGTCCAATCCCAATTACCTTGGGATTGGCCAAGCATAGCAGCCTGCCTGGCAGGATCATCAACAATACTTGAAACTTGAAAGGGTTCCAGAAGGATATCGACCTTACCCGGACAACCGGTAGCATAGCCAAACAAAGCTTCATGTTTATCTGTGAGATCAAAAGAAATGAGCCTAGCTTGTCGTTCGTTCAATGCCTTCAGAGCATCCCGATGAATCTGAGCTTCTAGAGATCCTCCTCCCAACAAACCGATTTGACGGACTTCGTCAAGGAGAAGCATGACAGCTCCCGGTTTTCTGTAGGTGGTGCCTTCAGTTCGAACGATAGTAGCTAATACAATCCAAGAGGAGGGATCGTCTTGACTTTGCTGGGCAAGATACTTTTTTATCTGCTGGATTTCTCGCACTACCATCCTCAGACAACCGAGTGAATTTCAATCAGTAAATTAGAGGAGGTTTTGGATGACATTCAAAGCCATCTACCCGCGCCTTGATATGCCCCGTCTCCAAGAGAAGGGGCTCGCAGCAGAGCTGATCAATCCCGAACAGGCCAGCGAAGAAGAAATCGCCAACATTATTTTTGCTTCTGGCATCTCCACCGAAGAACAGGTCTCCGAAATCTCAGGCCGCGGGGTGGGCCTAGATGCTGTAGCCAGTTATATCCGCAGCGGGGGAGGAGATATCCAGATTCGACTCGAGGGCACTCGCCACGGTCCCTATCAGCCCTTTAAGTTTCACCTGGTCATCCCTCTTTTGGTTGACGATCGTTCGGCTTAGGATTCAACAAAGAGTGGGATTTGACAAAATCCATCCCTAACCTAAGGTGTGTAGCCCACTGATTTAAGAATCGGTAAAATCAACGATGCCGAATCCCAATTAGGATCACCCTGAGTCTCGATCCCAACACCCAATTCGGCCACCGCCTCTTCGCTAGTTCTACGATAGGTACTGTTACGAACGACAACAAGATTTTGATCAGGAAAGACAAAAATAAACTGTTCGTGTAAACCAGCCGCGACAAACATATTTTCCGGGGCACCAATCACCTGGGATTCATTCTTGTTAGTCCACCAATG
This Pseudobacteriovorax antillogorgiicola DNA region includes the following protein-coding sequences:
- a CDS encoding (2Fe-2S)-binding protein — protein: MSKKVTVQLTINKKTIKEEVSPQRSLADFLHEKLGLTGTKVCCGMGVCKACTVAVKREGENKLERAQSCITPVASLSGSEITTVEGLSEEGKPNKLQQAFLKEYSFQCGFSTAGFLMGATLLMDELKRQPVKKSELDSAIEKSLGEHVCRCTGYVRYYKAIKETILSTPGLTTA
- a CDS encoding xanthine dehydrogenase family protein molybdopterin-binding subunit; this translates as MHEDSKAGVSRRDFILGSTKIGTTAVVINYLGTDLSMAKAKENIIGQPSGAPEAWGQDLNKVPFRYDGLAKVMGQKLYAFDIRAKDLKGWPLDEERAVILRANDANKVFEGIDSKKIKKELGVDRLVSSPDLEKAGIKPDGFFTSSVMAQIGKDPQFLGQPVGLAYFSDTERFLDVRPRLADISSYLKFGASTKSESAKAYGTSRIVRYTDDKGQELFSYAKDGSFRPPWQSPNLNGSNNARASYYAEKIKKDLNGNKWQLVEGKFGTQSVDPVFMEAEGGLAWYDPDKRELHMTLGTQSPLDDAEGCLKMLAKAKSIKIDRVVVNTCYPGGGFGGRDHSEFPLYLCLAAIFNPGKSIRVVHSRFDQFQAGLKRHAAQIKTKLAVDKQGKFQAFHTDMTLDGGGQNNYSFAVQNVGGRNASSGYAFPRSWVDSQAKPSIGVPAGSMRGFGSLQAAFAMECLVDEAAEKLKIDPIDLRMKNIITDPQAVHTGTVPLFRINSDLLLEKARQTSLWKNRDRDKKNRSKGDTLYGVGVALAVKSYGKNPGDTCLSTVMIDADGKLSMHTNSVDMGNGTATTLPQSLSGPLGRHADQIKMGVSSEFEALKLYSKRARSQEDQDKFAKDPRWVPFKAMSTAASAGAYQMRHACIQAAEVLLKHGLWPAALSIWQKTPEQLPWRKDQIRWEDGALSVPGQVKIPLKTLAAQAHKKGLVTGAMVHTYYRAGWTTARYSIEGQDQELKADALALRHGKGEDFKVLTRSEVNYPPMSHFDKGADLYTPYAVVAAVEVNRKSGKVKVVGGETFLDCGQVVNKDIVEGQMHGAWAMGIGQTLFEDSPKHEGGPGQGGWNLHRYMVPRARDVAVESVKFNIVSGPVQDPPKGMAEVVLNAVPPAIVNAIAHATGKRFRQLPIQPKKILESLS
- a CDS encoding XdhC family protein, giving the protein MREIQQIKKYLAQQSQDDPSSWIVLATIVRTEGTTYRKPGAVMLLLDEVRQIGLLGGGSLEAQIHRDALKALNERQARLISFDLTDKHEALFGYATGCPGKVDILLEPFQVSSIVDDPARQAAMLGQSQGNWDWTALIWKPGGSSAQLVSRVCGGSDQTVLFGEVDQGALVTIKQAANQGHRGELQVKAESNVNILLQDVFRVPHIHIFGAGADADPLIELIVSLGWDYSIYDHRIEPEDEARFPSCSEVFNSYQVQKPVSPRSAAVLMTHNYYRDGEILSNLSSQTFDYVGLLGSRSRKLQMIEDGIWLDFHVHSPIGLPLGGRSPCAIALAIVAEIQESFFGSHGVGHEVRSKHALEKNGEEPPPMTVDI